In Plasmodium knowlesi strain H genome assembly, chromosome: 7, one DNA window encodes the following:
- a CDS encoding regulator of chromosome condensation-PP1-interacting protein, putative, protein MSGEKKGSKIHVFVINDAKNDDWDKEDLDDAYNTDGDTPKGGSPNDEVTVEGDKSKVINFKKNKKKEIIRHKMYHPQVKIVKVSCGKSIIGFLSVVGKIYCWHLNDFDDFDKNVPYLLVDPVLKNKIIHDVSSGDNHIAFISKEGDLFTYGDNTYGQLGNGDDTTFEYEDELLSTRECTPDLTSERVHSFSTVEEDVEGPRNPDEVDMGTKKKKHQVNKVSKVNKVHKVDVENNIVKCVYARDKYTLYLTIDGFLYGFGLINEHFIQGHKNRAMKKRILTRPSLIDTNNIAFKKIAIGNNFILGISFNNSLYSWGDNTNGVLGYDDCTESYEPKLVDSIKNVTYVSAGRVSLCKTVEDDLYIWGGTYGCKPGMVKNKFSQMVVNKNYIIGLCAKRNIWVKRIDTISHGYYINNLKMDLLCSYDNLIIGVENHGQGELEPLHADAKVTIHSGSLRKGKDQVESTPLGGDDLIHIAKEDEGASNCSTDNLKELKGVEVADHVNGVDGHLSDGNVPLQEGEESEQENFSIDKFVSTVPTPGEVPPSDLRKDIAQNCNGDGDNEDSTPNERLTNEEEKSSEIPQVDSKLCFDQKNQFEYEGMSKSDFLKVDTTNESDCMGEMSHSWNTKKNTSHENERTGNMYEKLIDAERKENDYFDEEYYNDEEKHFLKTNFYGKPEIPNVSKIGGGVSTNKIAKGKEKLNLKSALKKFPSSERLKKSVSFSNYVYDFTKSNYELMSGVSIDEEMEATNETGAMNTMKSITPTHATHETHATHETHATVVDRTNQMAESALGPLPIFHNDPPRGKETCVSEYVGVDVEANNAWTTHPPDEDIFLNGLENMPSGNLSEDKLSSQFIWDDPPQECISMDPSLNENCDKTIVGPMREEGCSPPHATANRIVSEVRVHEDNIKKGEALEGDTKYMQPLINDPDKVGSMENTPTESVDTRCTNWGCTFESRESFLSENYDMEWGLSERGAPIIDILKERKKNEKAKGNVNIELNYNQNGNFKQTGEYHIVGSNCIDNYEQVDGESSKTEIVTSEEKKWGRGFDWNGSSSTLSGTTLRVQDTVQLAKMKGTENFFTQNLSQPSSISATTKLLALNSNNNGKTDEGSITSRVSISLRKKNKKCRKKLKIKYHIYKKGKCKIRKKKLKIPKEMPPVGTELTLLHPPQVKRKKITKLKTTPTQLKEEKKENDKVDPPLVVNNDVIRTNVIAPLDICQCCGGRSPHSTNIQLVEKKDNTHKKGYPGKTLLEDGYTKTSSSMNKKGSTCDDNPSVKEKNKKKTLRSDNATKMKAQKTEKKQVLLMSKDKPVCSNKSCAFKGGAQNGQFCITCSDENDKSGASTNGMLVSSTDQCKNGRKIGVVKMRRNSSVSNIYNDVYPDANQENILKCSKLKRNNYFSDSENRTISSEQAYSGSTADLHPIRVLCKSESSSNCHDNSIGEVSEKKWKDNLECIKQTGKGAKNMEASLHLGVAHGGINLEKNPVSRGRMDNCAGRKCSHGSHPSLEKNTYSSQHFPLKGCLSGGEEISCACSEMEKKKSDKKKCSKHKCGKRTNDELPGERKAHASGGSQLARIEWTSNQDLSRCYHAGDSSPQANSEIVLHDEAAQARVETVETIRMSLKKKVKRKTSEGALCLYSPSGSNEKKVGVSKGGMSKGERSKGGVSNEGVSKGGVSNEGVSKGGVSNEGVSKGGVSKRGVSKKGKQKESAESFSISSKDSTIKCNRKIDSRSGSRGSAKAGKMNQVGNEQVIALSDKEEEKQKKIENTIKGIRVDSKNCKGRDVLKKLGRQIRRMKNDIALDRDSDKVERRKGREQNDEGEFKRQIELIDGGYCAEEKEECKRLYERVKGKLRTDHVDGEIISLGMEKKRMKKLLKDVQYIYKEYKYIKKEKEENERKKNYLKKALENTVMKTNQVIRLNKSSFQIYMDKMRKENLFLKNELDEESHQHHYDLQQLVNKITHLENAKDMIARQNDEVSKRNMDLTVECEKYKKREEEMRNTIDSYKENLEKEKKKKKYILRKIENSLRRWEVDYNELKEKYNSVRAQNGELLKRSDELAKRNDDLVQRNDDLVQRNDDLVQRNDDLVQRNDDLVQRNEELREDVRALRRELHTRKGVVGGNGAQEVDGLSEKWTPSKRDTAPTAVMNNSNGSMLEDLSIRASSKNSTKWTHGRYPLSDQSREDNKSKQIEEKEQLNSEEENIHKGEALSIHLAFLKDKLKEKYKNPSKEGEFLVDPILEGIIQMALNHLGKQSEGRSSGQSAGSDAHLRSAYPNGEHPNVEANMLNTVSSDRMRNMERSATARGEDSKNENHKFIMQQVEEGMTAIDGIKQKYTYENEGEATLTQPVQGHHITSNETTESRTDTCDTLSSEMHVESEDSFALQTVTREGKLERAKKKSTKGETQKLNRRKMNYTPSANLTGLKPAMHNAIHSDLPNERTENVNSMNDPSGPCGIVQWVDDDGEASQTDDQHIVSGHLERKKKKKKKKLHSGKDNYNDGETHGVNEYPLDERLLKTKIRDLNEKSVPKEEGVNESTSPSNEIITKTLSKKNTQLKEIQKNDFLLLHDTNRINKSNTFDQVTTEGDSSTERRKEVIHPVDGKNVMRGVTDHTHKQNRQGGNSKEKKKELNAMLDSIFDTSSDHSSISANMMSIQSLIENNLKNIFSVQD, encoded by the coding sequence ATGtcaggagagaaaaaaggcagTAAGATTCACGTGTTTGTAATAAATGATGCGAAGAATGATGATTGGGATAAGGAGGATCTTGACGATGCGTACAACACGGATGGTGACACACCCAAGGGAGGCAGTCCGAATGATGAGGTTACTGTCGAGGGAGATAAGTCAAAGGTGATAAATTtcaaaaagaataaaaaaaaagaaattataagGCATAAAATGTACCATCCCCAggtgaaaattgtaaaagtgAGTTGTGGAAAATCCATCATTGGATTCTTGTCAGTAGTTGGCAAAATTTACTGTTGGCATTTGAACGATTTTGATGATTTTGACAAGAATGTACCCTACTTATTAGTGGACcctgttttaaaaaataaaataattcacgATGTCAGTAGTGGAGATAATCACATTGCCTTTATATCGAAGGAGGGGGATTTGTTCACTTATGGGGACAACACCTATGGACAGTTGGGCAATGGAGATGATACTACTTTTGAGTATGAGGATGAGTTATTATCTACCCGTGAGTGCACACCAGATTTAACTTCAGAAAGGGTTCATTCGTTTTCAACCGTAGAGGAAGATGTGGAAGGACCTAGGAACCCTGACGAGGTAGACATGggaacgaaaaagaaaaaacaccaAGTGAATAAAGTGAGTAAAGTAAACAAAGTGCACAAAGTAGATGTAGAGAACAATATCGTGAAATGTGTCTATGCAAGGGATAAGTATACGCTATACCTCACGATCGATGGATTCTTATACGGGTTCGGTTTGATAAATGAGCATTTCATCCAAGGACACAAAAATAGAgcgatgaagaaaagaattctAACAAGACCAAGTCTGATAGATACAAATAATATAGCTTTTAAGAAAATAGCCATTGGAAATAATTTCATTCTGGGTATCAGTTTTAACAACTCTCTCTACTCCTGGGGGGATAATACCAATGGTGTATTAGGATACGATGACTGTACAGAGAGTTACGAACCCAAATTAGTTGATAGCATTAAAAACGTAACTTACGTTAGTGCCGGAAGGGTAAGTCTTTGCAAAACGGTAGAAGACGACTTGTACATCTGGGGAGGGACCTACGGATGCAAGCCTGGTATGgtcaaaaataaattcagcCAAATGGTTGTtaacaaaaattatattatcgGCTTGTGTGCCAAGAGGAATATCTGGGTAAAAAGGATAGACACAATTTCTCATGGGTACTACattaacaatttaaaaatggattTGCTCTGCTCCTACGATAATTTGATCATCGGTGTTGAGAATCATGGGCAAGGGGAATTAGAACCCCTTCATGCAGATGCAAAGGTAACTATTCATAGCGGGTCcttaaggaagggaaaggaccAAGTTGAAAGTACTCCACTGGGGGGAGATGATTTGATACATATTGcaaaagaagatgaaggagCATCAAACTGCTCTACAGATAATTTGAAAGAACTTAAGGGTGTCGAAGTGGCCGACCATGTAAACGGTGTGGATGGCCATTTGTCTGATGGAAATGTCCCCCTTcaggaaggagaggaaagCGAACAGGAAAACTTCTCCATTGACAAATTCGTCAGTACAGTGCCTACCCCGGGGGAAGTGCCCCCCTCAGACCTGAGAAAAGACATTGCTCAAAACTGTAATGGTGATGGAGATAATGAGGATAGCACCCCCAATGAACGCCtcacaaatgaagaagaaaaatctaGTGAGATCCCCCAGGTAGACTCAAAGTTATGTTTCGACCAGAAGAATCAATTCGAATATGAAGGAATGTCCAAAAGTGATTTTCTCAAAGTAGATACAACAAATGAATCCGATTGTATGGGGGAAATGTCTCACTCATGGAATACGAAGAAAAATACCTCTCATGAGAATGAACGAACGGGGAATATGTACGAGAAATTGATAGATgcagaaaggaaggagaatgaTTATTTCGATGAGGAATACTATAATGATGAGGAGAAGCATTTCTTAAAAACCAACTTTTATGGGAAACCAGAAATTCCCAATGTAAGTAAAATAGGAGGAGGAGTATCCACCAACAAGATAgctaaagggaaggaaaaactgaaCTTAAAATCGGCATTGAAGAAATTTCCTAGCAGTGAGAGACTAAAAAAGAGCGTTTCCTTTTCTAATTACGTCTATGATTTTACGAAGAGCAACTACGAGTTGATGAGCGGAGTGTCCATCGATGAGGAGATGGAAGCGACGAACGAGACGGGCGCGATGAACACAATGAAGAGTATAACCCCGACACACGCAACACACGAAACTCATGCAACGCACGAAACCCACGCAACGGTAGTCGATAGAACGAACCAAATGGCCGAATCTGCGCTGGGCcctcttcccattttccaCAATGACCCTCCACGTGGCAAGGAAACATGTGTGTCAGAATATGTCGGCGTAGATGTAGAGGCCAACAATGCATGGACAACCCATCCTCCAGATGAAGACATTTTTCTGAATGGTCTTGAAAACATGCCAAGTGGAAATCTTTCCGAGGATAAATTGAGTAGCCAGTTCATTTGGGATGATCCCCCACAGGAATGTATATCTATGGACCCTTCGTTAAATGAAAATTGCGATAAAACTATCGTAGGACCAATGagagaagaaggttgttctCCACCACATGCGACTGCAAATCGGATTGTAAGTGAAGTCAGAGTGCATGaagataatataaaaaaaggagaagcgtTAGAAGGAGACACAAAGTATATGCAACCCCTTATAAATGACCCTGATAAAGTTGGATCAATGGAAAATACCCCCACCGAGAGTGTCGACACGAGGTGCACTAACTGGGGATGCACATTCGAAAGTAGGGAATCCTTTCTGAGTGAAAATTACGACATGGAGTGGGGGCTATCCGAAAGGGGAGCGCCAATTATAGATATTCTTAAggagcggaaaaaaaacgagaagGCAAAAGGTAACGTGAATATCGAACTGAATTACAACCAGAATGGAAATTTCAAACAAACAGGAGAGTACCATATCGTTGGTAGTAACTGTATTGATAATTATGAGCAGGTAGATGGTGAGTCATCTAAGACGGAAATAGTCACTtcggaggagaaaaagtggGGAAGAGGGTTCGACTGGAATGGAAGTAGCTCCACGCTAAGCGGTACCACTTTAAGAGTTCAGGACACAGTTCAGCTAGCTAAAATGAAAGGCACAGAAAACTTCTTTACACAGAACCTAAGTCAGCCTAGTAGTATAAGCGCAACCACGAAACTGCTCGCACTAAATAGCAATAATAATGGGAAGACAGATGAGGGGTCCATTACCTCCAGGGTAAGCATttctttaaggaagaaaaataaaaaatgtagaaagaaattaaaaataaaataccatatatataaaaaaggaaaatgcaagattagaaaaaagaagctgaAGATTCCAAAGGAGATGCCCCCCGTTGGTACAGAACTAACTCTATTGCATCCTCCTCAggtgaaacgaaaaaagatAACCAAGCTGAAAACGACACCTACCcagttgaaggaggaaaaaaaggagaatgatAAAGTAGACCCCCCTTTGGTTGTAAATAACGATGTAATTAGAACGAATGTGATTGCTCCCTTAGATATTTGCCAATGCTGTGGAGGGCGCTCCCCCCATAGTACAAACATTCAACTGGTTGAAAAGAAAGACAATACCCATAAGAAGGGATATCCAGGAAAAACGCTACTGGAAGATGGCTACACAAAGACCTCCTCGTCgatgaataaaaaaggttCCACCTGCGATGACAACCCCTctgtgaaggagaaaaacaaaaaaaaaacccttaGGAGTGATAACGCAACGAAAATGAAAGCGcaaaaaacggagaaaaagCAAGTCTTGCTGATGAGCAAGGATAAACCTGTGTGTAGCAACAAAAGTTGTGCTTTCAAGGGGGGAGCTCAGAATGGACAATTTTGCATAACTTGTTCtgatgaaaatgataaaagtgGTGCAAGTACAAATGGTATGTTGGTATCCTCTACCGACCAATGCAAAAACGGTAGGAAGATTGGAGTAGtcaaaatgaggaggaatTCATCCGTATCGAACATTTATAACGATGTGTATCCAGATGCAAATCAGGAAAACATATTGAAGTGCTCCAAgttgaaaagaaataattatttttccgaTTCGGAGAATAGAACCATCTCCTCCGAACAGGCATACTCAGGGAGTACAGCAGATTTACACCCCATCCGTGTATTGTGCAAAAGTGAATCCTCCTCCAACTGTCATGATAATAGTATAGGTGAGGTAAgcgagaaaaaatggaaagacaATTTAGAATGTATTAAGCAAACTGGGAAAGGAGCAAAGAATATGGAAGCTTCTTTACATTTGGGAGTAGCTCACGGAGGTATCAATTTGGAAAAGAATCCCGTTAGCAGAGGTAGAATGGATAATTGTGCAGGTAGAAAATGCTCCCATGGAAGTCATCCTagtttggagaaaaatactTATTCGAGTCAACACTTCCCTCTTAAAGGATGCTTAAGTGGAGGGGAAGAGATTTCCTGTGCATGTAGTGagatggagaagaagaagagtgaTAAGAAAAAGTGCAGCAAACATAAATGTGGCAAACGAACAAATGACGAACTACCAGGGGAGAGAAAAGCACATGCATCGGGGGGAAGCCAACTCGCTCGAATCGAGTGGACGAGCAACCAAGACCTCTCCAGGTGCTACCACGCAGGAGATAGCTCACCCCAAGCAAATTCAGAAATAGTTCTCCACGATGAAGCGGCGCAGGCACGTGTCGAGACAGTGGAAACTATACGCATGTCCCTCaagaagaaagtgaaaaggaaaaccagTGAAGGGGCACTGTGTCTTTATAGCCCAAGTGGgtcgaatgaaaaaaaggttggAGTGTCGAAAGGGGGAATGtcgaaaggggaaaggtcGAAAGGAGGAGTGTCGAATGAGGGAGTGTCGAAAGGGGGAGTGTCGAATGAGGGAGTGTCGAAAGGGGGAGTGTCGAATGAGGGAGTGTCGAAAGGGGGAGTGTCCAAAAGGGGAGTGtccaaaaaagggaagcaaAAAGAAAGCGCAGAGAGCTTCTCCATTTCCAGTAAGGATTCCACCATCAAATGCAATAGGAAGATTGATTCACGGAGTGGGTCGAGGGGTAGCGCGAAAGCTGGCAAAATGAACCAGGTGGGGAATGAACAAGTAATTGCGCTAAGTGacaaggaggaggagaagcagaaaaaaatagaaaacacCATTAAAGGGATAAGGGTCGATTCGAAGAATTGCAAGGGGAGGGATGTTCTGAAAAAACTAGGTAGACAAATCAGACGAATGAAAAACGACATTGCTCTGGATAGAGACTCAGACaaagtggaaagaagaaaaggaagagaacaGAACGATGAGGGAGAATTCAAAAGACAAATTGAACTCATCGATGGGGGTTACTGcgcagaagaaaaggaggaatgcAAACGGTTGTACGAAAGAGTGAAAGGAAAACTACGTACTGATCATGTAGACGGAGAGATAATCTCCCtggggatggaaaaaaaacgcatgaAGAAACTGCTGAAAGATGTACAATACATTTATAAAGAGTACaagtatattaaaaaagagaaggaagaaaatgagaggaaaaaaaattatttaaaaaaggctTTGGAGAACACTGTTATGAAAACGAACCAAGTGATCAGACTAAACAAAAGCTCCTTCCAAATTTATATggacaaaatgagaaaagaaaatttatttttaaaaaatgaattagaTGAAGAATCTCACCAACATCACTACGACCTCCAGCAGTTAGTCAACAAAATTACGCACTTGGAAAATGCCAAAGATATGATAGCTAGACAGAATGATGAAGTCAGCAAAAGGAACATGGATCTAACCGTTGAGtgtgaaaaatacaaaaagagagaagaagaaatgagaaACACTATTGATAGTTATAaggaaaatttagaaaaggaaaaaaaaaaaaaaaaatacattttgcGGAAGATTGAAAATTCCTTGAGGAGGTGGGAAGTAGATTACAACGAGCTGAAGGAGAAATACAACTCGGTGAGGGCGCAGAATGGGGAACTGCTCAAGCGTAGCGATGAATTGGCTAAGCGGAACGATGATCTGGTGCAACGAAATGATGATCTGGTGCAACGAAATGATGACTTGGTACAACGAAATGATGACTTGGTACAACGAAATGATGATCTGGTACAACGGAACGAGGAACTACGCGAGGATGTACGTGCATTGCGTAGAGAACTACACACCAGGAAAGGCGTAGTAGGAGGGAATGGTGCACAAGAAGTTGACGGATTAAGTGAGAAATGGACCCCCTCCAAAAGGGATACAGCTCCTACCGCAGTTATGAATAATTCTAATGGTAGTATGTTAGAGGATCTGTCCATTCGCGCCAGCAGTAAGAATAGCACCAAATGGACTCATGGTAGATATCCTCTTAGTGACCAATCCAGAGAAGACAATAAATCAAAGCAAATTGAAGAGAAGGAGCAGTTGAATTCGGAAGAGGAGAACATTCACAAGGGGGAAGCTTTATCAATCCATTTAGCATTCCTAAAGGATaagttaaaggaaaaatacaagaaTCCCTCAAAGGAGGGAGAATTCCTGGTGGATCCCATCCTGGAAGGGATAATTCAAATGGCTCTTAATCATTTGGGAAAACAGAGCGAAGGAAGGAGTAGTGGCCAGTCGGCGGGAAGCGATGCACATCTGCGTAGTGCATATCCGAATGGTGAACATCCAAATGTCGAGGCTAATATGCTAAACACTGTTAGTTCGGATAGAATGAGGAATATGGAGAGAAGTGCTACTGCCCGCGGAGAAGACTCAAAAAACGAAAATCACAAGTTCATCATGCAACAGgtggaggaaggaatgacAGCCATCGATGgaataaaacaaaagtaCACATACGAAAATGAAGGGGAAGCTACCCTCACACAACCAGTGCAAGGGCACCATATCACGAGCAACGAAACTACAGAGTCGAGAACAGATACTTGTGATACGCTGTCCAGTGAAATGCATGTGGAATCCGAAGATAGCTTTGCTCTACAGACGGTCACGCGAGAGGGGAAGTTAGAaagagcaaagaaaaaatctacAAAGGGGGAGACACAAAAATTGAACAGGCGTAAGATGAATTACACCCCCTCTGCAAACCTCACAGGATTGAAACCCGCAATGCATAATGCTATACACTCCGACTTGCCCAATGAAAGGAccgaaaatgtaaatagcaTGAATGATCCGAGTGGACCATGTGGAATAGTCCAGTGGGTAGACGACGATGGGGAAGCAAGCCAAACAGATGATCAACATATAGTAAGTGGACAcctggaaagaaaaaaaaaaaaaaaaaaaaaaaaacttcacaGTGGAAAAGATAACTATAACGATGGAGAAACACACGGGGTGAACGAGTACCCCCTCGATGAGCGCCTTTTAAAAACGAAGATTCGAGATCTCAACGAGAAGAGTGTTCCCAAGGAAGAGGGTGTAAACGAGTCCACTTCGCCATCGAACGAGATTATCACAAAGAccctttcaaaaaaaaacacacaattaaaagaaatcCAAAAGAACGATTTTCTTTTGCTCCATGATACGAACAGGATAAATAAAAGCAATACATTTGACCAAGTCACCACAGAGGGCGATTCTTCGAcagaaaggaggaaggaggTGATCCATCCTGTGGATGGTAAAAATGTAATGCGGGGAGTCACCGATCATACGCACAAGCAGAACAGGCAAGGTGGCAATtcgaaggagaagaagaaggaactgAATGCAATGTTGGATTCTATTTTCGATACATCCTCGGACCACTCATCCATCAGTGCAAACATGATGAGTATTCAGAGCTTGATTGAGAACAAcctcaaaaatattttcagcgTGCAAGATTAG